The Hippoglossus hippoglossus isolate fHipHip1 chromosome 4, fHipHip1.pri, whole genome shotgun sequence DNA window TTCTGCTGACCTCGGACCTGAGGTGAGTCGTCTCATCACACTGAACAAACACAGTGACGACAGAGCTGCTCACGTATATACCCTCAATTCTGACTCTGCCTCAGTATCCAGAGGACGGTCTGACGTGTCCAACGTCCCTCAGCGTCCTCCACCCGGTCCGAGTCCACCAGCACTATGGTCAGCGGCAGGATGCTGCTGCTAAGCGCCTCCTGCTGGCTGCTGGTTTTTGTAGGGAGCTGTGAGGAGCGGAGAGAGGAGCGACCACATGAGGACGACGCCGCAAAGatacaggaggagaaagaactGGTGAGTTAGAACTTAATGTCTCACATTTATCCACAGAGCTGATCATTATGGATTTTTTTAAGGGACAGTactgataaatatatatatatatatattctgtaaaataaaagttttcatagcAACACTGATTATTGGCCAACTGATTTGTTGGTCGGACTCTATTTCTCAGCACCTCAGTCATTAAAGAACATCTGTAGATATTTTTAGGAGCAGGTGAAGATAAAGAGTCTGAATCAAATCAGACTCACACTTTGTTTTGACTTAAAtctgttgaaatgtttgttttcagaatcaaatttcagtttggtccaCAGATTGAAGCTCTACAGGAAGTTCTGGAGAAGTTAAAGAGCAAACAGCTGCCGTCGACGGAGAAGAAACTCGGCTGGCTTCCTTCAGTGAGAACCTTTTGTTTCTTATATGACCACGTGAAGgaaattaaaggttcagttcaCTCAAATTCAAACATTGTCAGAAATGACAATTTATTCAACAGGAACAAACTTAAATACAAATCTTTATCTTCCCTCTGTGGAAAGTTTCTACAGACATGATTTAGATGTCAATGTTGTCACAGATGGAgactgattgtgtgtgtttgtgtgtcagtgtgatgcaggcgAGCAGTGTGCGCTGCGTAAAGGCTCGAGGATCGGGAAGCTGTGTGGATGTCCCAGAGAAACCATCTGTAACTTCAATGTCCTCAAATGTCTGTAGAGTCCAAACTCAAActtccttcaaaataaaggcaggtttttaaaaactccacttgtctttatgtttttgttcttttactgtggaagtgttctgctgctgcagtgatgacacacacacagaattcttcatgttttcaaaGTGTCCTAATGAatcttggagataaactctggtttttaataacttcagagtgtttttaactgatctcagttcagcttcactcttcagctgcagctggttgtgacagttgaagctgactctcagtcagttcttctcacaggagatggaacccactcagcagagtcacagagaacagacgctcagggagagaaggaggaaactttctcatgttcacactaaacatcagactcactttcatcaAACTGATGATTTGAGGTAGAAAcgtttaaataaagttgaattgtaTCAGGTTCGTGAAATGTAGCAAAGAAAACACTCAACTTTAACAAACTCCTCAGGTTTATTCATATGAATGACATCAATCCCCCAAACAAAGTATATTCCAAACCAGcatcagataaaataaaaaaagcttctAAAAGTGGAGTCATTCTTCAGCTGCAGTGACGAAGCTTCAAGCTGCgagtttttcatttgttaaacagaaacaaagaaaaatctaaattcctTTCACACTCATTGTTCTGATGTGAATCAGCTGGTCATTGACGATCGATCGGGATCAGGA harbors:
- the LOC117759853 gene encoding cocaine- and amphetamine-regulated transcript protein-like; protein product: MVSGRMLLLSASCWLLVFVGSCEERREERPHEDDAAKIQEEKELIEALQEVLEKLKSKQLPSTEKKLGWLPSCDAGEQCALRKGSRIGKLCGCPRETICNFNVLKCL